In Papaver somniferum cultivar HN1 chromosome 1, ASM357369v1, whole genome shotgun sequence, a genomic segment contains:
- the LOC113291086 gene encoding GDSL esterase/lipase EXL3-like: MATFSCASSTNTTSLAIFSLCFLVHQLIQLSVAITLPPNVNVPALLIFGDSIVDPGNNNNLPTIAKCNFLPYGQDFMGGKPTGRFSNGKVPGDLIAEALGIKDILPAYLDPFLDPNDLLTGVSFASGAAGYDPLTSKLAMAISLEKQVELFKEYLAKVAAIAGEEKAKSILSDSLYLVVIGSNDLGNTYFGSQLRSNYDIPAYADLMVEGAISFIQDLYNVGARRIGVFGVPPIGCLPSQRTLAGGKARNCAENYNQAAQIFNLKLSPALAKLTAKFAHGRAVYADIYYPILEIIDNPHNYGFEEATKGCCGTGKIESIILCNQLNPFTCDDVSKYIFWDSYHPTERAYRIFLGPFLEKNLNRFLCDDAIC, encoded by the exons ATGGCTACATTTTCTTGTGCGTCTTCAACAAACACTACATCTCTTGCCATATTTTCTCTCTGTTTCTTAGTTCATCAGTTGATCCAGTTAAGTGTAGCAATTACTTTACCTCCAAATGTTAATGTTCCGGCGCTTCTTATTTTCGGAGACTCGATAGTTGATCCGGGGAATAACAATAACTTGCCTACGATCGCTAAGTGCAACTTCCTACCTTACGGGCAAGATTTCATGGGTGGAAAACCAACCGGAAGGTTTAGCAATGGCAAAGTCCCCGGTGACTTGATAG CTGAAGCACTGGGAATTAAGGATATTTTACCGGCTTATCTCGATCCATTCTTGGACCCAAATGATCTCCTGACTGGCGTAAGTTTTGCGTCTGGAGCCGCCGGATATGATCCACTTACGTCTAAACTCGCG ATGGCTATAAGCTTGGAGAAACAAGTAGAGTTGTTCAAGGAGTACCTGGCTAAAGTCGCAGCCATCGCAGGAGAAGAGAAAGCTAAGAGCATACTGTCAGACAGTTTATACCTAGTTGTTATTGGAAGTAATGACCTTGGCAATACGTATTTTGGTTCACAACTCAGATCCAATTACGATATCCCTGCCTATGCTGATCTTATGGTTGAAGGGGCTATTAGTTTTATTCAG GATCTGTACAATGTGGGTGCAAGGAGAATTGGAGTATTCGGTGTACCACCCATAGGATGCCTGCCATCTCAGAGAACATTAGCGGGAGGGAAAGCGAGAAATTGTGCAGAGAACTATAACCAAGCTGCTCAGATTTTTAACTTGAAACTGTCACCAGCACTAGCCAAACTCACTGCTAAGTTTGCGCATGGAAGGGCTGTGTATGCTGATATCTACTATCCTATCCTAGAGATTATCGACAATCCTCACAATTACG GTTTTGAAGAGGCAACAAAAGGATGCTGTGGTACAGGAAAGATAGAATCAATAATTCTATGTAACCAGCTGAACCCATTTACCTGTGACGATGTCTCCAAATATATATTTTGGGACAGTTACCATCCCACAGAGAGAGCCTACCGAATATTTTTAGGCCCCTTCCTCGAGAAAAACCTAAACAGATTCCTCTGTGACGATGCCATATGCTAA